The following coding sequences lie in one Saccharopolyspora hordei genomic window:
- a CDS encoding S8 family peptidase, producing the protein MRKLLYGTGAGVAAAALVFAGAPAGAQPQIDLAPLYLHPQAKVTSAEDADVYIVNLKDGVTAQGVAEELGVQARHVFDSAINGFSAKLTPEQLDAVRASDKVEGVSESYRIQVEPAKTQAAESWGLDRIDQADLPLDGDYSPNGSGSGVTAYVIDTGIDVSHPEFGGRAEIGFDATGGDGSDGQGHGTHVAGTIGSTTYGVAKDVKLVGVKVLGDDGSGTTEQVVSGIEWVTENHSGPSVANMSLGGPKDPALDEAATNLVNSGVFLAVAAGNESQDASNVSPASAEGVFTTAASDENDGSAEFTNYGETVEGYAPGVDIVSTVPGGGTEALSGTSMASPHVAGVGALYLEANPDAAPADVISALQGQAATGKIENAPSGTITDLLQIGDL; encoded by the coding sequence ATGAGGAAGCTGCTCTACGGCACCGGGGCAGGGGTTGCCGCAGCGGCGCTCGTGTTCGCCGGGGCTCCCGCCGGCGCACAGCCGCAGATCGACCTCGCACCGCTGTACCTGCACCCGCAGGCCAAGGTGACGAGCGCCGAGGACGCGGACGTCTACATCGTCAACCTGAAGGACGGCGTCACCGCCCAGGGTGTCGCTGAGGAGCTGGGGGTCCAGGCCCGCCACGTCTTCGACTCCGCCATCAACGGGTTCTCGGCCAAGCTGACCCCCGAGCAGCTGGACGCGGTGCGCGCCAGCGACAAGGTCGAGGGCGTCTCCGAGAGCTACCGCATCCAGGTCGAGCCGGCCAAGACCCAGGCCGCCGAGTCCTGGGGCCTCGACCGCATCGACCAGGCCGACCTCCCGCTGGACGGCGACTACTCCCCGAACGGCTCCGGGTCGGGCGTCACCGCCTACGTGATCGACACCGGCATCGACGTCTCGCACCCCGAGTTCGGTGGCCGCGCCGAGATCGGCTTCGACGCCACCGGCGGTGACGGCAGCGACGGCCAGGGGCACGGCACCCACGTCGCCGGCACCATCGGCAGCACCACCTACGGCGTCGCCAAGGACGTCAAGCTGGTCGGCGTCAAGGTGCTCGGCGACGACGGCAGCGGTACCACCGAGCAGGTCGTGTCCGGCATCGAGTGGGTCACCGAGAACCACAGCGGCCCGTCGGTGGCGAACATGTCGCTGGGCGGCCCGAAGGACCCGGCCCTGGACGAGGCCGCGACCAACCTGGTCAACAGCGGCGTCTTCCTCGCCGTGGCGGCCGGCAACGAGAGCCAGGACGCCTCGAACGTGTCCCCGGCCAGCGCTGAGGGCGTGTTCACCACCGCCGCGTCGGACGAGAACGACGGCTCCGCCGAGTTCACCAACTACGGCGAGACCGTCGAGGGCTACGCGCCCGGCGTGGACATCGTCTCCACCGTCCCGGGCGGCGGCACCGAGGCGCTGAGCGGCACCTCGATGGCCAGCCCGCACGTGGCCGGCGTCGGCGCCCTGTACCTGGAGGCCAACCCGGACGCCGCCCCGGCGGACGTGATCTCCGCGCTGCAGGGCCAGGCGGCCACCGGCAAGATCGAGAACGCGCCGTCCGGCACGATCACCGACCTGCTGCAGATCGGCGACCTGTGA
- a CDS encoding DNA-binding response regulator — protein sequence MLGYTEELAQTSTAVDAPARETAATEPLTERAVRAQVASVTRAARAQSGNGGVLQVVHGAKRVGWAAYELQSNATHLVQGVAKPPYVTTGPLDSLESRKLAEGVQYQVLYDRSALALPPQLDITTKLVAQGEQARVIHVAPTKLIMVDNEIALMPLTVSQDTVESAVVVRSSAMLAALGRIFDDMWRFAAPFTAAQDLLSGQEMQPTEEERWILSLLASGATDDTIGRLMGFSARTAHRRVRELIARLGVETRFQAGMQAVKLGWL from the coding sequence GTGCTCGGATACACCGAGGAGTTGGCGCAGACGTCGACCGCGGTCGACGCACCGGCCAGGGAGACGGCGGCCACTGAGCCGCTCACCGAGCGGGCCGTGCGGGCGCAGGTCGCCTCGGTCACCCGCGCTGCGCGAGCCCAGTCCGGCAACGGTGGCGTGCTGCAGGTCGTGCACGGGGCCAAGCGGGTCGGCTGGGCGGCCTACGAGCTGCAGAGCAACGCCACGCACCTGGTCCAGGGAGTGGCCAAGCCGCCCTACGTGACGACCGGACCGCTGGACTCCCTGGAATCCCGCAAGCTCGCCGAAGGCGTGCAGTACCAAGTGCTCTACGACCGGTCCGCGCTGGCGCTGCCGCCGCAGCTGGACATCACCACCAAGCTCGTCGCCCAGGGCGAGCAGGCGCGCGTGATCCACGTCGCACCGACCAAGCTGATCATGGTGGACAACGAGATCGCGCTGATGCCGCTGACGGTGAGCCAGGACACCGTGGAGAGCGCGGTGGTGGTGCGCAGCTCGGCGATGCTCGCCGCGCTCGGCCGGATCTTCGACGACATGTGGCGCTTCGCCGCACCGTTCACCGCGGCCCAGGACCTGCTGTCCGGCCAGGAGATGCAGCCCACCGAGGAGGAGCGGTGGATCCTGTCGCTGCTGGCCTCCGGGGCCACGGACGACACGATCGGCCGGCTGATGGGCTTCAGCGCCCGCACCGCGCACCGCAGGGTGCGCGAGCTGATCGCCCGCCTCGGCGTGGAGACGCGCTTCCAGGCGGGCATGCAAGCGGTCAAGCTCGGCTGGCTCTAG
- a CDS encoding DUF3073 domain-containing protein — MGRGRAKAKQTKVARELKYSSPSMDIEALQRELSGSESREWSNEDREDSHDDGYDDYDYGRR, encoded by the coding sequence ATGGGGCGCGGCCGGGCTAAGGCCAAGCAGACGAAGGTGGCCCGCGAGCTGAAGTACAGTTCCCCGTCCATGGACATCGAGGCGTTGCAGCGCGAGCTGTCCGGCTCGGAGTCCCGCGAGTGGTCCAACGAGGACCGCGAGGACTCGCACGACGACGGGTACGACGACTACGACTACGGCCGGCGCTGA
- the purF gene encoding amidophosphoribosyltransferase, with product MVTDRPEPANTSTCADLPGPAEVERDVPREECGVFGVWAPGEEVAKLTFYGLYALQHRGQEAAGIAVGDGSQVLVYKDTGLVSQVFTEQTLASLRGHVAVGHARYSTTGGGTWENAQPTFRTTVAGTGLALGHNGNLVNTGELHERVVAEGVDTVAANASSPANACERATTDSDLVTGLLAARAADLGVEQAAMELFPTVRGAFSMVFCDEETLYAVRDPHGVRPLVLGRLERGWVVASETAALDIVGASFVREVEPGELLAIDGDGLRSQHFAHPQPKGCIFEYVYLARPDTTISGRSVNGARVEIGRRLAKEHPVDADLVIPVPESGTPAAIGYAQASGIPYGQGLVKNSYVGRTFIQPSQTIRQLGIRLKLNPLREVIRGKRLVVVDDSVVRGNTQRALVRMLREAGAIEVHVRIASPPVKWPCFYGIDFASRAELIANGLDTDGVRRSIGADSLGHVSLDGLVAATEQPRTRMCAACFDGEYPIPLPDDAKLGKYLLEGGSERGVAGPAEPVLPTSYGAADALRRP from the coding sequence GTGGTCACCGACCGGCCCGAACCGGCCAACACCAGCACGTGCGCGGACCTCCCCGGCCCCGCGGAAGTCGAGCGAGACGTCCCCCGCGAGGAGTGCGGCGTCTTCGGCGTGTGGGCACCCGGCGAAGAGGTCGCCAAGCTCACCTTCTACGGGCTCTACGCCCTCCAGCACCGAGGCCAGGAAGCCGCCGGCATCGCCGTCGGCGACGGCTCGCAGGTGCTGGTCTACAAGGACACCGGCCTGGTCAGCCAGGTCTTCACCGAGCAGACCCTGGCGTCGCTGCGCGGCCACGTCGCGGTCGGCCACGCCCGGTACTCCACGACCGGCGGCGGCACCTGGGAGAACGCCCAGCCGACCTTCCGCACCACGGTCGCGGGCACCGGTCTGGCGCTCGGCCACAACGGCAACCTGGTCAACACCGGTGAGCTGCACGAGCGCGTCGTCGCCGAGGGCGTCGACACGGTGGCGGCCAACGCCTCCTCCCCGGCCAACGCCTGCGAGCGCGCCACCACCGACTCCGACCTGGTCACCGGGTTGCTCGCGGCGCGCGCCGCGGACCTGGGCGTCGAGCAGGCGGCGATGGAGCTGTTCCCGACCGTCCGGGGCGCGTTCTCCATGGTCTTCTGCGACGAGGAGACCCTCTACGCGGTGCGCGACCCGCACGGCGTGCGCCCGCTGGTCCTCGGCCGCCTGGAGCGCGGCTGGGTGGTGGCCAGCGAGACGGCCGCGCTGGACATCGTCGGCGCCTCCTTCGTCCGCGAGGTCGAGCCCGGCGAGCTGCTGGCCATCGACGGCGACGGGCTGCGCTCGCAGCACTTCGCCCACCCGCAGCCGAAGGGCTGCATCTTCGAGTACGTCTACCTGGCCCGCCCGGACACCACCATCTCCGGCCGCTCGGTCAACGGCGCCCGCGTGGAGATCGGCCGCCGCCTGGCCAAGGAGCACCCGGTGGACGCCGACCTGGTGATCCCGGTGCCGGAGTCGGGCACGCCCGCGGCGATCGGCTACGCGCAGGCCTCCGGCATCCCCTACGGCCAGGGCCTGGTGAAGAACTCCTACGTCGGCCGCACCTTCATCCAGCCCTCGCAGACCATCCGCCAGCTGGGCATCCGGCTCAAGCTCAACCCGCTGCGCGAGGTCATCCGCGGCAAGCGGCTCGTCGTGGTGGACGACTCCGTGGTGCGCGGCAACACCCAGCGCGCCCTGGTCCGGATGCTGCGCGAGGCCGGCGCCATCGAGGTGCACGTGCGGATCGCGTCGCCGCCGGTGAAGTGGCCGTGCTTCTACGGCATCGACTTCGCCTCCCGCGCCGAGCTGATCGCCAACGGCCTGGACACCGACGGGGTCCGCCGCTCCATCGGCGCGGACAGCCTGGGCCACGTGTCGCTGGACGGCCTGGTCGCGGCCACCGAGCAGCCCCGCACCCGGATGTGCGCGGCCTGCTTCGACGGCGAGTACCCGATCCCGCTGCCGGACGACGCCAAGCTCGGCAAGTACCTGCTGGAGGGCGGGTCCGAGCGGGGCGTGGCCGGGCCGGCCGAACCGGTGCTGCCGACGAGCTACGGCGCCGCCGACGCGCTGCGGCGGCCCTGA
- a CDS encoding sterol carrier family protein: MASRRAVDPGEVRGAVAAVRGWLDDDAQRPARTELAAAVRLSLRTLEQVAPGNSVEVRVPPFAAVQCVAGPRHTRGTPPNVVETDPRTWLLLATGRLAWGDAVDRGALTASGTRADLSQWLPLVRVDD; the protein is encoded by the coding sequence ATGGCGAGTCGACGTGCCGTTGACCCTGGGGAAGTGCGTGGTGCCGTCGCGGCGGTGCGGGGCTGGCTCGACGACGACGCGCAGCGCCCCGCGCGCACCGAGCTCGCCGCCGCGGTGCGGTTGAGCCTGCGGACCTTGGAGCAGGTCGCGCCCGGCAACAGCGTCGAGGTGCGCGTGCCGCCGTTCGCCGCGGTGCAGTGCGTCGCCGGCCCCCGCCACACCCGCGGCACCCCGCCCAACGTCGTCGAGACCGACCCCCGCACCTGGCTGCTGCTGGCCACCGGACGGCTCGCCTGGGGCGACGCGGTCGACCGGGGCGCCCTCACCGCCTCCGGCACCCGGGCCGACCTCTCCCAGTGGCTGCCCCTGGTCCGCGTCGACGACTAG
- the purM gene encoding phosphoribosylformylglycinamidine cyclo-ligase, with translation MSEDLLAGSTQPESPKATYAAAGVSIEAGDEAVEKMRPWAQRATRPEVLGSLGGFAGLFQLKLDRWKEPVLASSTDGVGTKLAVAQALDKHDTVGVDLVAMVVDDLVVCGAEPLFLQDYIAVGKVVPDRIADLVKGISDGCVQAGCALLGGETAEHPGMMAPGEYDISATGVGVVEADAMLGADKVRPGDVVIAMGSSGLHSNGYSLARHVLLDIARMPLEGHVEEFGRTLGEELLEPTRIYAKDCLALAAEAGVRTFAHVTGGGLAENLARVIPQGLTAVLDRGSWTPAPVFRLIAQRGRVEAAEMERTFNMGIGMVAVVTAEDVDRALAVLTARHVPAWVLGEIAKQPTVEEAGEQDRVVLRGNHPRF, from the coding sequence GTGTCCGAAGACCTGCTCGCGGGGTCTACCCAGCCCGAGAGCCCGAAAGCCACCTACGCCGCGGCGGGGGTGAGCATCGAGGCCGGTGACGAAGCGGTCGAGAAGATGCGCCCGTGGGCCCAGCGCGCCACGCGGCCCGAGGTGCTCGGTTCGCTCGGCGGGTTCGCCGGGTTGTTCCAGCTCAAGCTGGACCGCTGGAAGGAGCCCGTGCTGGCCTCGTCCACCGACGGGGTGGGCACCAAGCTCGCCGTGGCGCAGGCGCTGGACAAGCACGACACCGTCGGCGTCGACCTGGTCGCGATGGTGGTCGACGACCTGGTGGTGTGCGGCGCCGAACCGCTGTTCCTGCAGGACTACATCGCTGTCGGCAAGGTCGTGCCGGACCGGATCGCCGACCTGGTCAAGGGCATCTCGGACGGCTGCGTGCAGGCCGGCTGCGCGCTGCTGGGCGGCGAGACCGCCGAGCACCCCGGGATGATGGCGCCCGGCGAGTACGACATCTCCGCGACCGGCGTGGGCGTGGTCGAGGCGGACGCGATGCTCGGCGCGGACAAGGTGCGGCCCGGCGACGTGGTGATCGCGATGGGCTCGTCCGGCCTGCACTCCAACGGCTACTCGCTGGCCCGGCACGTGCTGCTGGACATCGCCCGGATGCCGCTGGAGGGGCACGTCGAGGAGTTCGGCCGCACCCTCGGCGAGGAGCTGCTGGAGCCCACCCGGATCTACGCCAAGGACTGCCTGGCGCTGGCCGCCGAGGCGGGCGTGCGGACGTTCGCGCACGTCACCGGCGGTGGGCTGGCGGAGAACCTGGCGCGGGTCATCCCCCAGGGCCTGACCGCGGTGCTGGACCGCGGCAGCTGGACCCCGGCACCGGTGTTCCGGTTGATCGCCCAGCGCGGCCGCGTCGAGGCCGCGGAGATGGAGCGCACCTTCAACATGGGCATCGGCATGGTCGCGGTGGTGACCGCCGAGGACGTGGACCGCGCCCTCGCGGTGCTCACCGCCCGCCACGTCCCCGCGTGGGTGCTGGGCGAGATCGCCAAGCAGCCGACGGTCGAGGAGGCGGGCGAGCAAGACCGGGTGGTCCTGCGCGGCAACCACCCGCGGTTCTGA